In one window of Calypte anna isolate BGI_N300 chromosome 1, bCalAnn1_v1.p, whole genome shotgun sequence DNA:
- the BAIAP2L2 gene encoding brain-specific angiogenesis inhibitor 1-associated protein 2-like protein 2 isoform X1 → MDLSYRSTISIYKSILEQFNPALENLVYLGNNYLRAFHALSKAAELYFKAIEKIGEQALQSSTSHVLGEILMQMSDTQRLLSSDLEVVAQTFHVDLLQHMEKNTKMDVQFISESQKQYEMQYERRASNLDKCMAELWRMERARDKNAREMKENVMRLRSEMQAFVSESQREAELEEKRRYRFLAEKHQMLYNTLLQFYSRARGVIQTKAPQWKEQLEASRNPSNSHSQGLLAASHSQGYPSGRHTPTHLEMQPQRPLGDFATSMSGSRSSIFSPDPSEMTLSPQPETPRRPLRRTPSASLLPTGRTSRSGSLGEAGSSSEGRRRNSTGRVQAIVPHVAGTNRTLLQFDPGDVITVLMPDAQNGWLYGKLEGSSTCGWFPEAYVKPLEGAREMEEPATRSFPLRSSHSMDDILDRPSTPSSGNYWPPAAQPSLPTPPPLSVGPSSHQSGVAIPSSSVSKKSGGFDQPPELFPRGTNPFATVKLRPTVTNDRSAPIIR, encoded by the exons ATGGACCTGTCCTACAGATCCACCATCTCCATCTATAAG AGTATCCTGGAGCAGTTCAACCCTGCACTGGAGAACCTGGTGTACCTAGGGAACAACTACCTGCGTGCCTTCCATG cattaTCCAAAGCAGCTGAGTTGTATTTTAAGGCAATTGAGAAGATTGGGGAGCAAGCACTGCAAAGCTCCACCTCACACGTGCTGG GTGAAATTCTGATGCAGATGTCTGACACACAAAGACTTCTGAGCTCTGATTTGGAAGTTGTG gCTCAGACCTTCCACGTGgacctgctgcagcacatggaGAAGAACACCAAAATGGATGTGCAGTTCATCAGT GAAAGCCAGAAGCAGTATGAGATGCAGTACGAGCGTAGAGCCAGCAACCTGGATAAGTGCatggcagagctgtggagaaTGGAGAGGGCCCGTGATAAAAATGCCCGGGAAATGAAG GAGAACGTGATGCGACTGCGCTCGGAGATGCAGGCGTTTGTCTCTGAGAGCCAGAGGGAggctgagctggaggagaaacGCCGCTACCGCTTCCTGGCTGAGAAGCACCAGATGCTCTACAACACCCTCCTCCAGTTTTACAGCAGG gCCCGGGGTGTAATCCAGACCAAGGCACCACAGtggaaggagcagctggaagccAGCCGAAATCCCTCAAACAGCCACTCCCAGGGGCTTCTTGCTGCCTCCCACAGCCAGGGGTACCCATCAGGCCGGCACACCCCCACCCACCTCGAGATG cagccccagagacCCCTTGGGGACTTTGCTACTTCCATGTCTGGGAGTAGATCTAGCATCTTCTCTCCGGATCCTTCAGAAATGACACTGTCTCCTCAACCAGAGACCCCCAGGCGGCCACTGCGGAGGACACCGTCAGCCA GTTTGCTCCCCACTGGCCGTACCTCCCGTTCGGGTTCCTTGGGtgaagctggcagcagcagtgaaggcaggaggagaaacagCACAGGCAGAGTGCAGGCAATCGTGCCCCATGTGGCAGGCACCAACCGGACCCTGCTTCAGTTTGACCCCGGGGATGTCATCACGGTGCTGATGCCGGACGCGCAGAACGGGTGGCTCTATGGAAAACTGGAGGGCTCGTCCAC GTGTGGCTGGTTCCCTGAAGCTTATGTCAAGCCTCTGGAGGGTGCAAGGGAGATGGAGGAGCCAGCCACCAG ATCCTTCCCACTGCGAAGCAGTCACAGTATGGATGACATCCTGGACCGTCCCAGCACTCCTTCCTCTGGCAATTACTGGCCTCCAGCTGCCCAGCCCAGTTTGCCGACCCCACCTCCCCTCTCAGTGGGTCCCAGCAGTCACCAGAGTGGGGTGGCCATCCCATCCAGTTCTGTCTCCAAG AAATCAGGAGGATTTGACCAGCCCCCTGAACTCTTCCCACG AGGTACCAACCCCTTTGCCACTGTCAAGCTGCGTCCCACAGTCACCAACGACCGCTCGGCACCCATCATCCGATGA
- the BAIAP2L2 gene encoding brain-specific angiogenesis inhibitor 1-associated protein 2-like protein 2 isoform X3, with the protein MDLSYRSTISIYKSILEQFNPALENLVYLGNNYLRAFHALSKAAELYFKAIEKIGEQALQSSTSHVLGEILMQMSDTQRLLSSDLEVVAQTFHVDLLQHMEKNTKMDVQFISESQKQYEMQYERRASNLDKCMAELWRMERARDKNAREMKENVMRLRSEMQAFVSESQREAELEEKRRYRFLAEKHQMLYNTLLQFYSRARGVIQTKAPQWKEQLEASRNPSNSHSQGLLAASHSQGYPSGRHTPTHLEMQPQRPLGDFATSMSGSRSSIFSPDPSEMTLSPQPETPRRPLRRTPSASLLPTGRTSRSGSLGEAGSSSEGRRRNSTGRVQAIVPHVAGTNRTLLQFDPGDVITVLMPDAQNGWLYGKLEGSSTSFPLRSSHSMDDILDRPSTPSSGNYWPPAAQPSLPTPPPLSVGPSSHQSGVAIPSSSVSKKSGGFDQPPELFPRGTNPFATVKLRPTVTNDRSAPIIR; encoded by the exons ATGGACCTGTCCTACAGATCCACCATCTCCATCTATAAG AGTATCCTGGAGCAGTTCAACCCTGCACTGGAGAACCTGGTGTACCTAGGGAACAACTACCTGCGTGCCTTCCATG cattaTCCAAAGCAGCTGAGTTGTATTTTAAGGCAATTGAGAAGATTGGGGAGCAAGCACTGCAAAGCTCCACCTCACACGTGCTGG GTGAAATTCTGATGCAGATGTCTGACACACAAAGACTTCTGAGCTCTGATTTGGAAGTTGTG gCTCAGACCTTCCACGTGgacctgctgcagcacatggaGAAGAACACCAAAATGGATGTGCAGTTCATCAGT GAAAGCCAGAAGCAGTATGAGATGCAGTACGAGCGTAGAGCCAGCAACCTGGATAAGTGCatggcagagctgtggagaaTGGAGAGGGCCCGTGATAAAAATGCCCGGGAAATGAAG GAGAACGTGATGCGACTGCGCTCGGAGATGCAGGCGTTTGTCTCTGAGAGCCAGAGGGAggctgagctggaggagaaacGCCGCTACCGCTTCCTGGCTGAGAAGCACCAGATGCTCTACAACACCCTCCTCCAGTTTTACAGCAGG gCCCGGGGTGTAATCCAGACCAAGGCACCACAGtggaaggagcagctggaagccAGCCGAAATCCCTCAAACAGCCACTCCCAGGGGCTTCTTGCTGCCTCCCACAGCCAGGGGTACCCATCAGGCCGGCACACCCCCACCCACCTCGAGATG cagccccagagacCCCTTGGGGACTTTGCTACTTCCATGTCTGGGAGTAGATCTAGCATCTTCTCTCCGGATCCTTCAGAAATGACACTGTCTCCTCAACCAGAGACCCCCAGGCGGCCACTGCGGAGGACACCGTCAGCCA GTTTGCTCCCCACTGGCCGTACCTCCCGTTCGGGTTCCTTGGGtgaagctggcagcagcagtgaaggcaggaggagaaacagCACAGGCAGAGTGCAGGCAATCGTGCCCCATGTGGCAGGCACCAACCGGACCCTGCTTCAGTTTGACCCCGGGGATGTCATCACGGTGCTGATGCCGGACGCGCAGAACGGGTGGCTCTATGGAAAACTGGAGGGCTCGTCCAC ATCCTTCCCACTGCGAAGCAGTCACAGTATGGATGACATCCTGGACCGTCCCAGCACTCCTTCCTCTGGCAATTACTGGCCTCCAGCTGCCCAGCCCAGTTTGCCGACCCCACCTCCCCTCTCAGTGGGTCCCAGCAGTCACCAGAGTGGGGTGGCCATCCCATCCAGTTCTGTCTCCAAG AAATCAGGAGGATTTGACCAGCCCCCTGAACTCTTCCCACG AGGTACCAACCCCTTTGCCACTGTCAAGCTGCGTCCCACAGTCACCAACGACCGCTCGGCACCCATCATCCGATGA
- the SLC16A8 gene encoding monocarboxylate transporter 3 has protein sequence MGRADPEEGQLPAPVKPPDGGWGWIVLLGCFVITGFSYAFPKAVSVYFKELMKDFHVGYSDTAWISSIMLAMLYGTGPVCSIMVNQFGCRPVMLIGGLLASAGMILASFTTNIIELYLTAGVLTGLGMALNFQPSLIMLGTYFDKRRPLANGLAAAGSPVFLSALSPLGQVLMEKFGWRGGFLIMGGLLLNCCTCGAVMRPLDMGMKRKMEKAQDKYEAKEMLPIGGKSEEGISTADGTKKAKKAKKKPKKGKKLLDFSIFSNRGFIIYTISKFILVLGLFVPPILLVNYAKDTGVPDTEAAFLLSIIGFIDIFARPACGMVAGLKWVRPHVSYLFSFAMLFNGLTDICSARASNYTGLVIFCVFFGISYGMVGALQFEVLMAIVGSQKFSSAIGLVLLIEAFAVLIGPPSAGRLVDALKNYEVIFYLAGSEVALSALFLAMATYCCLNRGKKDPPPEKNPSAGGGSDTEEAESDVQETDEHSSNNHQLGHNTDSAVVAANEEANHVAEEQSGEGGGCPEGDGEVLAREGCNADQKVERDSF, from the exons ATGGGGAGAGCTGACCCAGAGGaagggcagctcccagctcctgtgAAGCCCCCTGATGGTGGCTGGGGCTGGATTGTGCTCCTTGGCTGCTTTGTGATCACTGGCTTCTCCTATGCCTTCCCGAAAGCTGTCAGCGTCTACTTCAAGGAGCTCATGAAAGATTTCCACGTGGGCTACAGTGACACAGCCTGGATCTCTTCCATCATGCTGGCCATGCTCTATGGGACAG GACCAGTATGCAGCATCATGGTGAACCAGTTTGGCTGCCGGCCTGTGATGCTGATTGGTGGGCTGCTAGCTTCTGCTGGGATGATCCTGGCATCTTTTACCACCAATATCATCGAGCTTTATCTGACAGCTGGAGTGTTGACAG GTCTGGGTATGGCATTGAACTTCCAGCCCTCTCTGATCATGCTGGGCACCTACTTTGACAAGCGTCGGCCTCTTGCCAATGgactggctgctgctgggagccctGTCTTCCTCTCGGCCCTCTCTCCACTGGGGCAAGTGCTTATGGAGAAGTTTGGTTGGCGAGGAGGGTTCCTTATCATGGGGGGCCTTCTGCTTAACTGCTGCACTTGTGGGGCAGTCATGAGACCCCTGGATATGGGCATGAAGCGGAAGATGGAGAAGGCTCAGGACAAATATGAAGCCAAGGAGATGCTGCCCATAGGAGGGAAGTCAGAGGAGGGAATCAGTACCGCTGATGGAACCAAGAAagccaagaaagccaagaagaagcccaagaaaggaaagaaactgctGGATTTTAGTATCTTTTCCAACCGAGGGTTTATCATTTATACTATTTCAAAGTTCATCCTGGTCTTAGGTCTCTTCGTGCCCCCCATATTGCTGGTTAACTATGCCAAGGACACAGGTGTACCAGACACAGAGGCTGCATTCCTGCTCTCCATCATTGGTTTCATAGACATCTTTGCCCGCCCAGCCTGTGGCATGGTGGCAGGGTTGAAGTGGGTCCGTCCTCACGTGTCCTACCTCTTCAGCTTTGCCATGCTCTTCAATGGTTTGACAGACATCTGCAGTGCCAGGGCGAGCAACTACACGGGGCTGGTcatcttctgtgtcttttttggCATCTCCTACGGCATGGTAGGGGCGCTGCAGTTTGAGGTGCTCATGGCCATCGTTGGCTCCCAGAAGTTTTCCAGTGCCATCGGGCTTGTTCTGCTTATTGAGGCTTTTGCTGTGCTCATCGGTCCACCCTCTGCAG GCCGCTTGGTCGACGCTCTTAAGAACTACGAGGTGATCTTCTACCTGGCGGGCTCGGAGGTTGCGCTCTCCGCTCTCTTCCTGGCCATGGCCACCTACTGCTGCCTGAACCGTGGGAAGAAGGATCCTCCCCCAGAGAAGAACCCCTCTGCAGGTGGTGGGAGCGACACGGAAGAAGCAGAGTCCGACGTGCAGGAAACTGACGAGCACAGCAGCAACAACCACCAGCTGGGCCACAACACCGACAGCGCCGTGGTGGCAGCCAACGAGGAGGCCAACCAtgtggcagaggagcagagtggggagggaggagggtgTCCtgagggggatggggaggtgtTGGCACGAGAAGGCTGCAACGCTGACCAGAAGGTGGAGAGGGACAGTTTTTAG
- the BAIAP2L2 gene encoding brain-specific angiogenesis inhibitor 1-associated protein 2-like protein 2 isoform X4, with translation MDLSYRSTISIYKSILEQFNPALENLVYLGNNYLRAFHGEILMQMSDTQRLLSSDLEVVAQTFHVDLLQHMEKNTKMDVQFISESQKQYEMQYERRASNLDKCMAELWRMERARDKNAREMKENVMRLRSEMQAFVSESQREAELEEKRRYRFLAEKHQMLYNTLLQFYSRARGVIQTKAPQWKEQLEASRNPSNSHSQGLLAASHSQGYPSGRHTPTHLEMQPQRPLGDFATSMSGSRSSIFSPDPSEMTLSPQPETPRRPLRRTPSASLLPTGRTSRSGSLGEAGSSSEGRRRNSTGRVQAIVPHVAGTNRTLLQFDPGDVITVLMPDAQNGWLYGKLEGSSTCGWFPEAYVKPLEGAREMEEPATRSFPLRSSHSMDDILDRPSTPSSGNYWPPAAQPSLPTPPPLSVGPSSHQSGVAIPSSSVSKKSGGFDQPPELFPRGTNPFATVKLRPTVTNDRSAPIIR, from the exons ATGGACCTGTCCTACAGATCCACCATCTCCATCTATAAG AGTATCCTGGAGCAGTTCAACCCTGCACTGGAGAACCTGGTGTACCTAGGGAACAACTACCTGCGTGCCTTCCATG GTGAAATTCTGATGCAGATGTCTGACACACAAAGACTTCTGAGCTCTGATTTGGAAGTTGTG gCTCAGACCTTCCACGTGgacctgctgcagcacatggaGAAGAACACCAAAATGGATGTGCAGTTCATCAGT GAAAGCCAGAAGCAGTATGAGATGCAGTACGAGCGTAGAGCCAGCAACCTGGATAAGTGCatggcagagctgtggagaaTGGAGAGGGCCCGTGATAAAAATGCCCGGGAAATGAAG GAGAACGTGATGCGACTGCGCTCGGAGATGCAGGCGTTTGTCTCTGAGAGCCAGAGGGAggctgagctggaggagaaacGCCGCTACCGCTTCCTGGCTGAGAAGCACCAGATGCTCTACAACACCCTCCTCCAGTTTTACAGCAGG gCCCGGGGTGTAATCCAGACCAAGGCACCACAGtggaaggagcagctggaagccAGCCGAAATCCCTCAAACAGCCACTCCCAGGGGCTTCTTGCTGCCTCCCACAGCCAGGGGTACCCATCAGGCCGGCACACCCCCACCCACCTCGAGATG cagccccagagacCCCTTGGGGACTTTGCTACTTCCATGTCTGGGAGTAGATCTAGCATCTTCTCTCCGGATCCTTCAGAAATGACACTGTCTCCTCAACCAGAGACCCCCAGGCGGCCACTGCGGAGGACACCGTCAGCCA GTTTGCTCCCCACTGGCCGTACCTCCCGTTCGGGTTCCTTGGGtgaagctggcagcagcagtgaaggcaggaggagaaacagCACAGGCAGAGTGCAGGCAATCGTGCCCCATGTGGCAGGCACCAACCGGACCCTGCTTCAGTTTGACCCCGGGGATGTCATCACGGTGCTGATGCCGGACGCGCAGAACGGGTGGCTCTATGGAAAACTGGAGGGCTCGTCCAC GTGTGGCTGGTTCCCTGAAGCTTATGTCAAGCCTCTGGAGGGTGCAAGGGAGATGGAGGAGCCAGCCACCAG ATCCTTCCCACTGCGAAGCAGTCACAGTATGGATGACATCCTGGACCGTCCCAGCACTCCTTCCTCTGGCAATTACTGGCCTCCAGCTGCCCAGCCCAGTTTGCCGACCCCACCTCCCCTCTCAGTGGGTCCCAGCAGTCACCAGAGTGGGGTGGCCATCCCATCCAGTTCTGTCTCCAAG AAATCAGGAGGATTTGACCAGCCCCCTGAACTCTTCCCACG AGGTACCAACCCCTTTGCCACTGTCAAGCTGCGTCCCACAGTCACCAACGACCGCTCGGCACCCATCATCCGATGA
- the BAIAP2L2 gene encoding brain-specific angiogenesis inhibitor 1-associated protein 2-like protein 2 isoform X2: MDLSYRSTISIYKSILEQFNPALENLVYLGNNYLRAFHALSKAAELYFKAIEKIGEQALQSSTSHVLGEILMQMSDTQRLLSSDLEVVAQTFHVDLLQHMEKNTKMDVQFISESQKQYEMQYERRASNLDKCMAELWRMERARDKNAREMKENVMRLRSEMQAFVSESQREAELEEKRRYRFLAEKHQMLYNTLLQFYSRARGVIQTKAPQWKEQLEASRNPSNSHSQGLLAASHSQGYPSGRHTPTHLEMPQRPLGDFATSMSGSRSSIFSPDPSEMTLSPQPETPRRPLRRTPSASLLPTGRTSRSGSLGEAGSSSEGRRRNSTGRVQAIVPHVAGTNRTLLQFDPGDVITVLMPDAQNGWLYGKLEGSSTCGWFPEAYVKPLEGAREMEEPATRSFPLRSSHSMDDILDRPSTPSSGNYWPPAAQPSLPTPPPLSVGPSSHQSGVAIPSSSVSKKSGGFDQPPELFPRGTNPFATVKLRPTVTNDRSAPIIR, translated from the exons ATGGACCTGTCCTACAGATCCACCATCTCCATCTATAAG AGTATCCTGGAGCAGTTCAACCCTGCACTGGAGAACCTGGTGTACCTAGGGAACAACTACCTGCGTGCCTTCCATG cattaTCCAAAGCAGCTGAGTTGTATTTTAAGGCAATTGAGAAGATTGGGGAGCAAGCACTGCAAAGCTCCACCTCACACGTGCTGG GTGAAATTCTGATGCAGATGTCTGACACACAAAGACTTCTGAGCTCTGATTTGGAAGTTGTG gCTCAGACCTTCCACGTGgacctgctgcagcacatggaGAAGAACACCAAAATGGATGTGCAGTTCATCAGT GAAAGCCAGAAGCAGTATGAGATGCAGTACGAGCGTAGAGCCAGCAACCTGGATAAGTGCatggcagagctgtggagaaTGGAGAGGGCCCGTGATAAAAATGCCCGGGAAATGAAG GAGAACGTGATGCGACTGCGCTCGGAGATGCAGGCGTTTGTCTCTGAGAGCCAGAGGGAggctgagctggaggagaaacGCCGCTACCGCTTCCTGGCTGAGAAGCACCAGATGCTCTACAACACCCTCCTCCAGTTTTACAGCAGG gCCCGGGGTGTAATCCAGACCAAGGCACCACAGtggaaggagcagctggaagccAGCCGAAATCCCTCAAACAGCCACTCCCAGGGGCTTCTTGCTGCCTCCCACAGCCAGGGGTACCCATCAGGCCGGCACACCCCCACCCACCTCGAGATG ccccagagacCCCTTGGGGACTTTGCTACTTCCATGTCTGGGAGTAGATCTAGCATCTTCTCTCCGGATCCTTCAGAAATGACACTGTCTCCTCAACCAGAGACCCCCAGGCGGCCACTGCGGAGGACACCGTCAGCCA GTTTGCTCCCCACTGGCCGTACCTCCCGTTCGGGTTCCTTGGGtgaagctggcagcagcagtgaaggcaggaggagaaacagCACAGGCAGAGTGCAGGCAATCGTGCCCCATGTGGCAGGCACCAACCGGACCCTGCTTCAGTTTGACCCCGGGGATGTCATCACGGTGCTGATGCCGGACGCGCAGAACGGGTGGCTCTATGGAAAACTGGAGGGCTCGTCCAC GTGTGGCTGGTTCCCTGAAGCTTATGTCAAGCCTCTGGAGGGTGCAAGGGAGATGGAGGAGCCAGCCACCAG ATCCTTCCCACTGCGAAGCAGTCACAGTATGGATGACATCCTGGACCGTCCCAGCACTCCTTCCTCTGGCAATTACTGGCCTCCAGCTGCCCAGCCCAGTTTGCCGACCCCACCTCCCCTCTCAGTGGGTCCCAGCAGTCACCAGAGTGGGGTGGCCATCCCATCCAGTTCTGTCTCCAAG AAATCAGGAGGATTTGACCAGCCCCCTGAACTCTTCCCACG AGGTACCAACCCCTTTGCCACTGTCAAGCTGCGTCCCACAGTCACCAACGACCGCTCGGCACCCATCATCCGATGA